Part of the Sandaracinaceae bacterium genome, TTGCGCCTTTGGCGCAGAGTGGAACGCAGAAGTTCAAAGACCAACCAGACCCGTTTTGGCGGAGAGCAAGGGATTCGAACCCTTGGTACCGTTGCCAGCACACTTGATTTCGAATCAAGCTCCTTTGACCGCTCGGACAGCTCTCCGCGGCGGAACCTAGCAAAAGGATCTTGGGTGTCAACAGCGAGCAACACTTGCGTCGCGATGGTGTCTGACGGTACGTGCGGTCGATGACAGTGTTCTTGACGGGGGCCACCGGACAGGTCGGCCAGGCAGTGCGTAGGCGCCTCGCGCAGGCAGGGGTCGCGGTGCACGCGCTGACCCGCAGCGGGACCCCCGACGAGCCCGGACCGGCCGGTGAAGACATCACCTGGTTCCCGGGGGACGTGGGCGATCCGAGCGCCATGGCGGAAGCCGCGCGGGGCTGCGACGTAGCCGTGCACGCGGCCCGCGAGTGCGCCCACGACGCGAGCCTCGAGGTGCTCGGCTGGGTCAACGTGGCGGGGACGGAGAACGCGCTCAAGGCCGCGCGCCACGCCGGCTGCAAGCGCTTCGTCCACGTGGGCTGCGTGGACGTGACCCTGGCCGACCACGACCGCGTGAACTGGAACGAGGACAAGGCGCTGGGCCACCGCCCCAAGGCTCCCCACGCGCGCACGGAGCTCGAGGCGGAGGAGCTGGTGATCGGCCTGGGCGATCAGCGCATGTCGACGGTCGTCCTGCGCGCCGCGACCCCCTGGGGTCCGGACGAGCGGCGCCTGCTGCCGCGTCTGGTGCGGGAGTCGCGCGCGGGGGGCGTGCAGCTGGTCGGGCGCGGGGACACGTTGGTGGCGACCTGCCACGTCGACAACCTCGCCCTCGCCGT contains:
- a CDS encoding NAD-dependent epimerase/dehydratase family protein, whose translation is MTVFLTGATGQVGQAVRRRLAQAGVAVHALTRSGTPDEPGPAGEDITWFPGDVGDPSAMAEAARGCDVAVHAARECAHDASLEVLGWVNVAGTENALKAARHAGCKRFVHVGCVDVTLADHDRVNWNEDKALGHRPKAPHARTELEAEELVIGLGDQRMSTVVLRAATPWGPDERRLLPRLVRESRAGGVQLVGRGDTLVATCHVDNLALAVWLAAQRAGAAGSLYHVTDDELTLARDFYGGLCTALGLAAPRPGAGVAVAALKARLGLGTLTLTDVIQRGRSTSFDISPAREQLGYAPQVTVDAGLAQLSAAVAARGGADGVLASARTTPTADSIRTQVERAS